TCGGGCGGTGTATCCAGATACCGGATTACTTCGGCCTGAATTCCTCTGCTTTCCAGCAGGGCAAGCGCATCTCGCGATTTGGAACATTTGGGATTGTGGTAAAGGATGATATTTGCCATGATTTGCGGGTAAAATTGGTTTTCGATATTTAAGCTGTTTTCAGACAGGCATTACTTATTGCGTTATTGTATGCCAGCGTTAATGTTTTGTCGCGCGTAATCTCCCGTCAAACGGGCAGCATACGGTTTAACAAGGAAATATGATGAAAAAATTAATGGTGTTGTTGGCGGCTGTGGGTGCTGTGCAGGTGTCTGCCGCTGATTTGCAAGACTGGAAAAGCAGTAAGCCGCAAAATATGGGCGCCCTTCCCGGGCAGGTTAAAGTCGTTAACATTTGGGCGACATGGTGTGCACCTTGTCGCAAAGAAATGCCGGCTATGTCGGCGTGGTATCAAAAACAGGATAAGAGAAAAGTGTCGCTGGTGGGTGTGGCGATTGATAAGCAGGAAAGCATTGGTCAGTTTCTACAGAAAACACCGGTTGCTTACCCGATTTGGCATTATTCGGGTGATGACAGCCGCGCTTTTATGAAAACGCTCGACAATCAATTCGGCGGCGTTCCTTATACCGTGGTTTATGCAGACAAGTGCGATAAGCGCCATAGTATTGCCGGCGAGGTAAACGCGGCCAAACTGGATGCTGCGGTAAAAACCGTGCGCATGCAATGCAAGCTGGGTTAGCTTGGTACAAACTTTCAGACAGGCATATTATTAATAATGCCTGTCTGAAAAAGCTTTATAGCAGTACAAACATGGTTAGCCGGCTTTAAAGATATCCGTTATATTCTGAGCCTAAACCAAACATCTCCGATTTCAGTAACAATCATCAAGATGCCCGAATGAAGCGCGGCCGGCAATTGCTTTAATCAACAATGCCTGTCTGAACATTTTCAGACAGGCATTTCAAATACTGTTTCAACGTTTTTTTTCAACGTTTTTTCTGATTGTTGTTTTTACTGCCCTTGGGCTTTTTATCCGTCGCAGCCAAACGCTGTGCCACAAATTCAACCATCAATTCTTTCTTTTCCCAGAAAAAAGTTTCCATTTTGGGCAGCGAATAAATTTTTCTTACCATAGCGGGCAAACCTGCGTGGATAATCGCAGCCACTTCTTTATTGGTTTCTTCCGCATCCATTGCCTGCTGCAAAGTTATGCTTTGATTATCAAGATATTCCTGCAACGATTTTTTCACGCCGCCGTGGATTTCAAATTGTCCGATCATTTCGTTTTCCTTGCGTTTTAACATTATCGACCATGCGGCAAGCATTCTAGCAAACTTACCCGCCAGCCGTGCTGCCTCCAACAAATTTTAACGATATAATGCATCTTTTCTTCCCATGCCTGTCTGAAAATGTATCTTTGGTTTAAATTTATCCATATTTTCTTCATTATTTCCTGGTTCTCAGGGCTGTTTTATCTGCCCCGCATTTATGTGAATCTGGCAATGGTAGCTCCGGAAAGCGTCGAATACGGCCGATTAATGGTAATGGCTGAAAAACTGTTTAAATTTATGACACCGCTGGGTATCGGCGCACTAATTGCAGGCATCATCGTACCGTTCACAACCCATTGGTGGGGCAACGGCTGGGTACACGCAAAAACGCTTATCGGCCTTCTGCTGGCGGGCTACCATATCTATTGCCGGGTGCTGTTGCGCAGTTTTCGTGCGAAAACCAACCGCCACAGCCATAAATGGTATCGCTTTTTCAATGAAATTCCCGTGATATTGATGATTGCCGCGCTGTATTTGGTGGTATTCAAACCTTTCTAAAACATAATGACTTTCAGAGCCTTAACCAAACTCTTAACAACCCTCTAAATCAAAACAACCATGAGCAATATCGAAACAGAGCGCCGCTTCTTAATTAAAAATGACAGCTGGAAAGCCCACGCTTCAAGCCCAAAACTAATGAGCCAAGGCTACTTAAGCGT
This portion of the Neisseria canis genome encodes:
- a CDS encoding TlpA disulfide reductase family protein, yielding MKKLMVLLAAVGAVQVSAADLQDWKSSKPQNMGALPGQVKVVNIWATWCAPCRKEMPAMSAWYQKQDKRKVSLVGVAIDKQESIGQFLQKTPVAYPIWHYSGDDSRAFMKTLDNQFGGVPYTVVYADKCDKRHSIAGEVNAAKLDAAVKTVRMQCKLG
- a CDS encoding CopD family protein, which encodes MYLWFKFIHIFFIISWFSGLFYLPRIYVNLAMVAPESVEYGRLMVMAEKLFKFMTPLGIGALIAGIIVPFTTHWWGNGWVHAKTLIGLLLAGYHIYCRVLLRSFRAKTNRHSHKWYRFFNEIPVILMIAALYLVVFKPF